The Mucilaginibacter sp. PAMB04168 genome contains the following window.
GTGGCAGTCTGCTTACGTGAATCCAGCAAGCGGGCATGTGCAAAAAGCCTTAACCCTGGTGTCGGGTAAAGGTGCATTAGCTAACCCTGATGTATATTACGATAAAAGCGATTCACTTTACGTATACACCTCTCCCGATTTATCCCAGAAAAAAAACAAAGTTGCGCTTAATCAACTACTTTACATTTATAAAAAATCGCCCGATGGCAGAACTGTATTGGTAGGATCAGACGACCAATTGATTGCCGATAGTGCAGCCCGTAGCGTTTATGGATGGATACCTGCTGATGCTGTGCATGGCTGGGGCGATCGTTTATACATTGGCACAACCAGGCCGGGTTACCAGGCCGATGACTCAGCAGCAGTGCTTATTAATTCGGCTTTACAATCAGGCAGTCCGCTGAGTGGTCAGTTTGTATTTGATCCGCTAATTGATGCCGACCAGCCCTTGTTACGCAGCCTGCCGGTAATCACGCCTCCTTCGGCTACTAATGCGGGTACAATGCAGGTGGGTTTAGCTACTGATGTTTATGATAAATCTAATAACAGCATATTAAATATTAAAGGCGGCCATATTACGTACAAAAACTACCTGGCTTTGCGCCGGGGAATGCGTCAGATTAACGTGGTGTTTGTAGTGGACGGCGGAAGCGCCATGCGCAATTATTTTGGCGGTTTAACCAGTACTATTCAATCTTTTGAAAAAACCTTTAATGCGTATAACCAGGGGTATCCTGTTAGTTATGGCGCTGTTGTTTACCGTAGCTCAAGCAATTGTACAACAGGGGGTATAGAGCAGCAACCTTTTAGCACCGATTACCGCCAGGTGGTACGCTTTATGGAAAAGCAGTCCATTATAACTTCTGCTTGCGATGCCTCCACCAACAGCCAGCCGGTATTTGATGGCATCAGTGCTTCGCTCCAAATGTTCGCCAATCGCCCCAATCAAAGTAATTTAATTGTATTAATCGGCAGTACAGGTAATACGGATTATAGTAATGATGCTGTAAGTAGCCTTGCGGCTCGAATGGCTAACGTGGATGCAAGATTGCTGGCCATACAAGTTTATAGTGATTACAAGTCTATTTACAATGATTTTGTTATACAATCGCGTAAACTGGTATCAGAATCGGCTAATTTAGCGGCGGAGCGTAAAAAGAGCCGCATGGTGGTTGGCGAAGGCTTAAGTAATACCCAGCAATTCAACACCTCTGTATCCGATTCGGTATCTTTCTACCTGGACTATCCCCGAAACAGCCTGGTGCAGGGTGCTGTGATTTTCCCACCTAAAGGTGTGGTTAAATCTAACCTGGCAATGGAAACTTCGCTTAAAAAGCTATTGGCCGAAACTCAATACGATATTAAGACGCAAACGCACTCGCTGGATAGTGCTTTTAGGCTTACCGGTCGTGAGCACCGCTATGTAACGCCTTTGGTGTTATCGCAATTAAGCCCGCCGGTATCGGCAACCCTGGGCGACAATATGCCACACAACGGTTTTAAATATTATTTTGCCGCCAATGTACCTGCTAATGTAGTTGCACAAAACCCGCAACAACTGCAATATCTTCTTATTTTAAACGATGCCGAGTACAAGCAAATGCAGGATGTATTATCCATGATGATTGGAGAAAACTTGCAGCAAGACGCCAGTAACTTTCGCAGAAAATTATTTAAAAATTACCTGAACATTTTGCGTAAAAACATGAAGCTGGACCTGAGCCGGGGCGATATTAAACGCATGAGTTTGGCCGATTATATTCAAAAAGCCATTGGCTTACCGCCTTTAGCAAACCCGGCCCTCGGCAAGTATAAGGTGGTTGATTTAAAACGTGATGGTAGCATGCCGCAACAAAAATTTGAGGCCTATATTAATTATTTAATTACAAGCCGTAACGCCGTTAAGCAACAAGCTATGCTAACACAACATTTTGATTCAAACGGCAAAACTTATTACTACATAACTCAAGCCAACTGGCGATAATCTATAATTATGAACATCATCAACTTGAGTGAATCGGTAAAAACCGCTGTTCGCGTTGCCCAATCTCTAGCCAAAGAATATCATCATAAAGAGTTTGGTCCGGCCCACCTGCTTAAAGGGTTATTGCATCAGGAAGTAGGGCTGCGTAACTTTTTAACGTCTATTGACAAAGACCCGGCTTATGTAGGCGATTGGGCCGACATCCGGATGGAAGATTATAATACAGCCATTAATGTGCCCGACGAAATGTTAGGTAACGATGCTGTTAAGCAGGTATTTGACGAGGCTGACAACATACGGTTAAAATTGGGGCTAGATAGCATTACGCCCGTATGCGTGTTAACCGCACTGGTTAAACCTAATGTAGGTTTTGATGCCGGTCAGCTTAAATCGCTTCCCATCAAAGAAAAAGAACTGCTGGATTTGTATCTGCAGGACGATGGGGTAAAACAGGCTGTAACATCAGGTAATTACGCAAACGGAGATCCAAATGCGTCTGCAGGGAGCGGTACATCAAACGGCGCACTCTTAAAATACTGTATTGACCGTACAGACCTGGCCCGGCAAGGAAAAACAGATCCTATCATTGGGCGCGACCGTGAAACCCGTATGATTATGGAGATATTAAGCCGGCGTACCAAACCCAACGTAATTATAACCGGTGATGCAGGTGTGGGCAAAACAGCGCTTATTGACGGCCTGGCGTTGGATATTATTCATAATCGTGTACCACAGTCATTGTTCAATGTTAGTTTGTTTGAGCTGGACATGGGGTCGCTGATTGCTGGTGCATCTTACAAGGGCGAGATTGAAGACCGCCTTAAAAATATATTGCGAGAAATTAAACAATACGAAAAAGCAATATTGTTTATTGATGAAATCCATACGCTGCTTGACAACAAAGGCCCGGTTGGCGGCGGGGTAGGCAACTTGCTGAAGCCCGAGCTTGCCCGCGGAGAAATAACC
Protein-coding sequences here:
- the tssR gene encoding type VI secretion system protein TssR domain-containing protein → MKKIIIALTILSALTAKAQSPVSISKKVKTMPAAFEKPNDKTNVYDDGKTTSLPWIVFSDRDENYTYTAPGGSLVMKKLKFMEPFYISQEKNGYVKVIKYQPGMVQGRKLVNKKAAQSYGWINKNKVLLWQSAYVNPASGHVQKALTLVSGKGALANPDVYYDKSDSLYVYTSPDLSQKKNKVALNQLLYIYKKSPDGRTVLVGSDDQLIADSAARSVYGWIPADAVHGWGDRLYIGTTRPGYQADDSAAVLINSALQSGSPLSGQFVFDPLIDADQPLLRSLPVITPPSATNAGTMQVGLATDVYDKSNNSILNIKGGHITYKNYLALRRGMRQINVVFVVDGGSAMRNYFGGLTSTIQSFEKTFNAYNQGYPVSYGAVVYRSSSNCTTGGIEQQPFSTDYRQVVRFMEKQSIITSACDASTNSQPVFDGISASLQMFANRPNQSNLIVLIGSTGNTDYSNDAVSSLAARMANVDARLLAIQVYSDYKSIYNDFVIQSRKLVSESANLAAERKKSRMVVGEGLSNTQQFNTSVSDSVSFYLDYPRNSLVQGAVIFPPKGVVKSNLAMETSLKKLLAETQYDIKTQTHSLDSAFRLTGREHRYVTPLVLSQLSPPVSATLGDNMPHNGFKYYFAANVPANVVAQNPQQLQYLLILNDAEYKQMQDVLSMMIGENLQQDASNFRRKLFKNYLNILRKNMKLDLSRGDIKRMSLADYIQKAIGLPPLANPALGKYKVVDLKRDGSMPQQKFEAYINYLITSRNAVKQQAMLTQHFDSNGKTYYYITQANWR